A genomic stretch from Vibrio coralliilyticus includes:
- a CDS encoding Hsp70 family protein: MASPRFLVGIDLGTTNTVVAYCEITDNLEQSEVSLFDIDQLIGPGEVVRKPLLPSFRYHPAVGQISPADITLPWENEPVSGDISHVIVGEWARELGAKVEGRQVSSAKSWLSHQAVDRSSDILPWAGAQDVDKVSPVIASASYLNHIRQAWNYRHPSNKLEDQDVVVTVPASFDETARKLTLEAAELAGLNKIVLLEEPQAVCYDWYARHQQTAADELKELPLILVCDVGGGTTDLSLIEAKYHNDELALDRIGVGEHLMLGGDNLDLALAHLAESRFNQSKKLTAASLTKLIQQTRKAKEDLLSASAPEEVKITMLGSGSKLLGGTKSIGLSKQEVHQIALDGFFPRSDFSEVPDKRRSAVVEFGLPYVADPAVSKHVAEFLTQHQQVSRAALGIEDDKQNAIPVGILLNGGVFNSELVTERVTTLLSDWRGDPVTVLDNPHPDWSVALGAVAFGKARRGAQLKIGGGAARSYFLHLQEKNKMGKALCLLAKGTEEGNEIRLSGRRFSLTLGEPVRFNLLTSTHDTLSQNTAIQNGVMVDVDPDLFAPLPPYITTLEGEGAELHANQKERVEVQLACQLTEVGTLKMECVSAEDDNKRWQLEFEVRNKQAEEEDQVELHPRLNECKELIGRLYSGNKKSADGKEIKTLAKDLEKKLGKRDEWDFTTLRQLFDTFAQGRKRRRRSEPHEKNWLRLAGFSLRPGFGDATDSWRIEQVWGLYQQGIQFKNHQGWTDWWVFWRRVAGGLSQEQQETILADMAKYLHPGAMKNPQSAKAAQEMGYESMVRLAASLEQLEVEDKVLLASWFMSKAINHNQFEQAHWWALGRLASRTPLYGSQHSVIPREQAEQWLPKLLEQNWHKEPMIAFAAVMICRKTGDRLFDISDDYREQVLTKLKQSKVPESWLSLVEEVKELSESESKRVFGDALPSGLTLVNS; encoded by the coding sequence ATGGCATCTCCTCGTTTTCTTGTTGGTATTGACCTTGGCACCACAAACACTGTGGTGGCGTATTGTGAAATCACCGACAACCTTGAACAATCCGAAGTATCCCTATTCGACATCGACCAATTGATTGGTCCGGGTGAAGTGGTTCGTAAACCATTACTGCCCTCTTTCCGTTACCATCCTGCGGTTGGTCAAATCTCCCCTGCTGACATAACACTCCCATGGGAAAACGAACCCGTTTCCGGCGACATTAGTCATGTGATCGTGGGTGAATGGGCTCGTGAATTAGGTGCGAAGGTAGAAGGGCGTCAGGTCTCCAGTGCAAAAAGCTGGCTATCGCACCAAGCAGTGGATCGTAGTTCAGACATTCTTCCTTGGGCTGGTGCGCAAGACGTGGATAAAGTCTCCCCCGTGATTGCCAGCGCAAGCTACCTCAACCACATTCGCCAAGCATGGAACTACCGTCATCCTAGCAACAAGCTAGAAGACCAAGATGTGGTTGTGACGGTTCCTGCCTCGTTCGATGAAACCGCTCGTAAGCTCACGCTTGAAGCCGCTGAGCTGGCAGGTTTAAACAAAATCGTCTTGCTCGAAGAGCCACAAGCGGTCTGTTACGATTGGTACGCTCGCCACCAGCAAACTGCAGCCGATGAGTTAAAAGAGCTACCACTGATCCTAGTTTGTGATGTGGGCGGCGGTACCACCGATTTGAGTTTAATCGAAGCAAAGTACCACAATGATGAACTGGCACTGGATCGCATTGGCGTGGGTGAACACCTGATGCTCGGTGGTGATAACCTCGACTTAGCATTAGCGCACCTTGCAGAAAGCCGCTTCAATCAAAGTAAAAAACTCACTGCTGCGAGCCTAACTAAACTGATTCAGCAAACTCGTAAAGCAAAAGAAGATTTGCTGTCAGCGAGTGCCCCAGAAGAAGTAAAAATCACCATGCTGGGCAGCGGCTCGAAACTGCTGGGCGGAACAAAGAGCATTGGGCTGAGCAAACAAGAAGTGCACCAAATTGCTTTGGATGGCTTCTTCCCGCGTTCTGATTTCAGTGAAGTTCCAGATAAACGCCGCAGCGCAGTGGTCGAGTTTGGTCTTCCCTACGTTGCTGACCCGGCAGTGAGTAAGCACGTCGCCGAATTTTTAACTCAGCATCAACAGGTCTCTCGCGCCGCGCTTGGCATTGAAGATGACAAACAAAATGCTATCCCCGTTGGAATACTGCTTAATGGTGGTGTATTCAACAGTGAATTGGTCACAGAGCGTGTCACCACGTTGCTTTCTGATTGGCGCGGAGATCCTGTCACCGTGCTGGATAACCCACACCCAGATTGGTCTGTGGCCCTCGGTGCTGTTGCATTTGGTAAAGCGCGTCGCGGGGCACAACTCAAGATCGGTGGTGGTGCCGCACGTTCTTACTTTTTGCACCTGCAAGAAAAGAACAAGATGGGTAAAGCGCTTTGCTTGCTGGCGAAAGGGACAGAAGAAGGCAACGAAATTCGCCTCAGTGGACGTCGCTTTTCGTTAACGCTTGGTGAGCCAGTACGCTTTAACCTTTTGACATCGACTCACGATACATTAAGCCAAAACACCGCCATTCAAAACGGCGTAATGGTTGATGTTGACCCAGATTTGTTTGCTCCTCTGCCACCTTACATCACCACCCTTGAAGGCGAAGGGGCCGAGCTGCACGCCAACCAAAAAGAGCGTGTTGAAGTGCAACTGGCGTGTCAGTTGACTGAAGTCGGCACACTGAAAATGGAATGCGTCAGTGCAGAAGACGACAACAAGCGCTGGCAGTTAGAGTTTGAAGTTCGCAACAAGCAGGCCGAAGAAGAGGATCAGGTTGAACTTCACCCTCGTCTGAATGAGTGTAAAGAACTGATCGGTCGACTTTACAGTGGCAATAAGAAAAGCGCTGATGGTAAAGAGATAAAAACCCTAGCTAAAGATCTAGAAAAGAAACTTGGCAAGCGCGACGAATGGGACTTCACCACTCTACGCCAACTGTTTGATACGTTTGCTCAAGGTCGAAAGCGTCGCCGCCGCTCTGAACCACACGAGAAAAACTGGCTGCGTTTAGCTGGCTTCTCTTTAAGACCAGGGTTCGGTGACGCTACGGATTCATGGCGTATCGAGCAGGTATGGGGGCTTTATCAGCAAGGTATCCAGTTTAAAAACCACCAAGGTTGGACGGATTGGTGGGTCTTTTGGCGTCGTGTTGCAGGTGGTCTTAGCCAAGAGCAGCAAGAAACCATCTTGGCGGACATGGCTAAATACCTTCATCCGGGTGCAATGAAAAACCCACAATCAGCCAAAGCGGCACAAGAAATGGGTTACGAGTCCATGGTACGCCTTGCGGCCTCCTTGGAGCAGTTAGAAGTCGAAGACAAAGTGCTACTCGCAAGCTGGTTTATGAGTAAAGCGATTAATCATAATCAGTTCGAGCAAGCGCACTGGTGGGCTCTAGGGCGACTCGCTTCACGAACACCTCTTTATGGTAGCCAACATAGTGTTATACCTCGCGAGCAAGCTGAACAGTGGTTGCCTAAGCTATTGGAACAAAACTGGCACAAAGAGCCAATGATCGCTTTCGCAGCAGTAATGATTTGTCGTAAGACGGGTGACCGCCTATTCGATATTTCTGACGACTACCGTGAACAAGTTCTCACTAAGCTGAAGCAAAGCAAAGTGCCTGAGTCTTGGTTATCACTGGTTGAAGAAGTCAAAGAGCTGTCTGAGAGCGAATCGAAGCGAGTCTTTGGTGATGCACTGCCGAGTGGCCTAACACTGGTCAATAGCTAA